A window from Toxoplasma gondii ME49 chromosome IX, whole genome shotgun sequence encodes these proteins:
- a CDS encoding hypothetical protein (encoded by transcript TGME49_210420~Predicted trans-membrane domain (TMHMM2.0):299-322), with protein MANGENFPSEGPDAAAAVRCGRQSASKPTRSKTVYSEMSLARQNVEVTDPRLRKGSLFLGRQPPRCPPSAPPSPLLVHHVVVSLFLVSAAHSLFPLFDSRIVAASAESAYPRDRLRSAPPPFPSAFQMGSNEWQSPFQMAALRPAAERAAPASGETPFFTTLASRVATRDAFPRNLPHEEQVYGNNLSGVADAPPAPPAFRLADERSQALLGQPLGRRTAAANSELESHVSPSATGAPVRFRHQWQNSEAPNAMSFINWQMLGATMTHPALQVTGSPLAAPPVVFHQPDPALAMSQHGKIIAVAAACMVVSLVILLLCCFMVRRKRAHEAYMARPLTLPNQA; from the coding sequence ATGGCAAATGGTGAGAACTTCCCGTCAGAAGGTCCGGATGCGGCCGCTGCAGTCCGGTGTGGGCGGCAAAGTGCCTCAAAACCTACTCGCTCGAAGACTGTGTATTCCGAGATGTCACTAGCAAGGCAAAACGTAGAAGTCACTGACCCTCGTCTTCGTAAAGGATCGCTCTTCCTTGGACGTCAACCCCCCAGATGTCCCCCTTcagctcctccttctccgcttctcgtcCACCACGTTGTTGTTTCGCTATTTCTTGTCTCCGCTGCACATAGCTTGTTTCCACTTTTCGACTCTCGCATTGTCGCTGCGTCCGCCGAGAGTGCCTATCCACGAGATCGCCTCCGTTCTGCACCTCCACCTTTTCCATCTGCCTTTCAGATGGGTTCTAACGAATGGCAAAGTCCTTTTCAAATGGCAGCGTTGCGGCCGGCGGCCGAGCGGGCTGCGCCCGCGTCAGGGGAAACCCCCTTTTTTACGACTCTCGCATCCAGAGTCGCGACAAGGGATGCATTTCCCCGAAACCTTCCACACGAGGAACAGGTGTATGGGAATAACCTCTCTGGTGTCGCGGACGCAccgcctgcgcctccagcCTTTCGTCTGGCCGACGAGAGGAGCCAAGCCCTGTTGGGGCAGCCACTGGGCAGGAGAACGGCTGCCGCAAATTCTGAGCTAGAATCGCATGTTTCGCCGAGCGCAACCGGCGCGCCAGTTCGTTTTCGACACCAGTGGCAGAACTCAGAGGCACCAAACGCAATGTCTTTCATCAACTGGCAGATGCTTGGCGCCACCATGACGCACCCCGCTCTCCAGGTCACTGGCAGCCCCCTCGCTGCTCCCCCAGTTGTCTTTCACCAACCGGATCCGGCCCTTGCCATGAGCCAACATGGGAAGATCATTGCTGTGGCGGCAGCTTGCATGGTTGTCAGTCTGGTTATTCTGCTGCTTTGCTGTTTCATGGTACGAAGGAAACGGGCACATGAGGCATACATGGCGAGGCCGCTTACCCTGCCGAATCAAGCTtaa